The Saprospiraceae bacterium genome includes a window with the following:
- a CDS encoding T9SS type A sorting domain-containing protein has protein sequence MKKRFLTFFFSAIVALFAVSQLNAQCAGITPQNITTTVMGGQSVSGTITLSCTTGPNPGLLNSVNAPGVCGSASNSYKGGLEALLTYTAVADGDITVNYSGQTWTSIFVYVGCPVTGTCVGSVGTSTSAKSFTWAGVQGTQYYIWIDVFPAPNSPCPGTITLTGPEPVAPPPTADGCTLTCNSSTVTLPEGACTVPMPVLATLTGNCPAATIIQAPTTTNGFTGAFSQANAFTQLSGFGDNITFSPTTLNMTASNGACTGPRTIVQWQIPSNGNISFDWSTVNDDAGWDNFFYAVSNTPIQMNPTLTFLADANSSGMVNVPVNANQYLIFVVDSEDCLGATITATITNFVYSTPAVLGPGYALFTTGGNAPPAGTAAGPGTYSATYELFFNNQPSGQTCTATFTVLPQNVTNNLVCNGHVNISLDANCNVQLNPDMFLEGSPYGCFDDYQIIVWPFNNQAQATPNLNGQNVALPCGNHTYEIRNASGNSCWGTFTIEDKLPPVLSCPCTGGSGVQQFMTFNGQLSTASPTFTRPGTGGNLQVTTCVPGTGSSRYQAFTFTAPTTGAYNFITPVGSGDHFLVLYRAPFNPATPCVNFIVSNDDSNPVPGPAGLHPSLINVNLTAGVSYTLVLTTFSTGNAGPTTPVAITSTFVEDCSVPCYNVDAFMAQEVNGTYANAAALPASIQSRISWSPECCGPVTVVVSNHKFITDACEGGQLRRKWLVTDASGNTATCEQIFSVTNIDFGDVFIPNTPVELTCKDGTTPEAIFAKTGDVRDAWPYALINGVPTPVNESLCKILCTYNDLEIGACGLHCHGNKKVIRTWTCLDWCTGQVANVIQVVKAVDTEAPTAILKDTIVSTRPWDCTADFFVPNPWELHDDCDINPTWTVKGPVGVTIVPAIQVVNGVNQPHPVYKWRAVGAPKGVHEFKYTFKDCCDNERIIISNVTVVDKTPPVPVAKRDIVIGLVPGYDADGNQDGQAKLFTNSIDNGSHDNCSGVRLEVRRPLGPDCGNEGLVVNPQTGLRHNNNRTFSNRVNMPNYSPSDTDGGEFVKFCCEDLNSIVVDANGDGLINELDRGFHEVILRVWDDGNMNGIIGDAGDNWNETWAFVKVESKVPPVITCPADATIHCDWAIETRTASTPVAGIDFTKTGLPTAYGVCSNPSITFQDQLQLNQCGIGIINRTFTIVEGGTTRQCVQRITVAASTSQQQWVVTPPSASVVDVACSGPTEAQIKSNQPTWVNGPCDVIGVSHKVWEFEFEDGVCKKWVVEYKLVNWCDNAEMGPYTKMFVYKDVVPPTFNECRDTMFAVDNNCELRGLMLTKRASDTGGCIDNGWIKWVVIVDLWADGTPDYEWSSFLPVGNDVNNAQTGNFAAIQDNNGNGIKDIYLAPTANGDEVKITIPEPIVGKMSNHKVTWKATDGCHNYVTCHEDFMVADKKAPTPVCVPLSTALMADPDGSGPARPMVELWAIDFNVKSFDNCTPEEDLLYTFDNVAPQVTDKVVFNRLINIDLPHYFDNTGGILRFPADMTNAQQRAIVEKYMRGEENSAGNGVIQLWNPETRSSARVWSDLNLEPGAPYTNVSVMMSVWDKKFNVDFCWTNLKLICNTCGDGTGSRVVSGSVSTEAGQAVNQVDVAFDANIIEFPRTYMTGSNGQFSMLLPAYVDYEVSANKGGDYLNGVSTLDLVLIQRHILGIQPLNSAYKMIAADATNDGKVTAADLTELRKLILGITNELPNNASWRFPISAQTMDNTNPWPFAEQISIIELTEDLDNQNFVAVKVGDVNGSVTASINNPALESRSAKAVQFTAVDRTVEAGEVVTVAISGSDFANVYGYQFTMNLKGASFVEVGSGAVEMTAANVGVLATDVVTMSYASREGVTVNNDETLFTVVLRAEKAGKLSEMITLGSNVTKAEAYAGADLQVSNVTLNMRTDATIADAAELFQNEPNPFRGQTTVSYYLPEAASTVITVYDVTGRVITVRKADSAKGMNSEVFTKEQIGVSGVLYYKLESGDFAATKKMIIIE, from the coding sequence ATGAAGAAAAGATTTTTAACATTTTTCTTTAGTGCTATTGTTGCGTTATTTGCAGTTTCGCAATTAAATGCACAATGTGCGGGAATTACCCCACAAAATATTACAACCACCGTTATGGGTGGTCAGTCAGTTTCTGGTACCATTACATTAAGTTGTACTACGGGACCAAATCCGGGACTTCTCAACAGTGTAAACGCTCCAGGTGTTTGTGGCTCAGCCAGCAACAGTTACAAAGGAGGTTTGGAAGCATTGTTGACCTATACAGCAGTTGCTGATGGGGACATCACAGTCAACTATTCAGGACAGACCTGGACAAGTATTTTTGTTTATGTTGGATGTCCTGTTACAGGAACGTGTGTAGGTAGTGTAGGTACTTCTACAAGTGCAAAATCATTTACTTGGGCTGGTGTTCAGGGCACACAGTATTACATCTGGATAGATGTTTTCCCTGCTCCAAATTCACCTTGTCCGGGTACAATAACACTTACTGGTCCTGAACCAGTAGCTCCGCCACCAACAGCAGATGGTTGTACATTAACCTGCAACAGCTCAACTGTTACTTTACCGGAAGGTGCTTGTACAGTACCTATGCCAGTATTAGCAACTCTGACAGGTAACTGTCCGGCAGCAACGATTATTCAGGCACCAACTACAACTAATGGTTTTACAGGTGCTTTTTCACAGGCAAATGCATTTACACAGTTGTCTGGTTTTGGTGATAATATCACTTTTTCACCTACCACTTTGAACATGACTGCATCGAATGGTGCATGTACTGGTCCAAGAACAATAGTACAATGGCAGATTCCAAGTAACGGTAATATCTCATTTGACTGGAGTACAGTGAATGACGATGCTGGGTGGGATAATTTTTTCTATGCAGTTTCCAATACTCCGATTCAAATGAATCCTACATTAACCTTCCTTGCTGATGCTAATTCATCAGGTATGGTGAATGTTCCGGTTAACGCAAACCAATATCTTATTTTTGTTGTTGATTCGGAAGATTGTTTAGGTGCTACTATTACTGCAACAATTACAAACTTCGTGTACAGTACTCCTGCAGTATTGGGACCTGGGTATGCTTTGTTCACCACTGGTGGAAATGCACCACCTGCGGGCACTGCTGCAGGTCCGGGTACATATAGTGCAACTTATGAATTGTTTTTCAATAATCAACCTTCGGGGCAGACATGTACTGCAACTTTTACAGTTTTACCACAGAACGTAACAAACAATCTGGTTTGTAACGGTCATGTGAATATCTCTTTAGATGCAAATTGTAATGTTCAGTTAAATCCTGATATGTTTTTGGAAGGCAGTCCTTATGGATGTTTTGATGATTATCAGATAATTGTTTGGCCTTTTAATAATCAGGCTCAGGCGACCCCTAACTTAAATGGTCAGAATGTTGCCCTTCCATGTGGAAATCACACTTATGAAATCAGAAATGCTAGTGGTAATTCATGTTGGGGTACTTTCACTATTGAAGATAAGTTACCGCCGGTATTGTCTTGTCCTTGTACAGGAGGAAGTGGTGTTCAACAATTTATGACATTTAATGGTCAGTTATCAACTGCAAGTCCTACATTTACCAGACCTGGTACAGGAGGTAATTTACAAGTTACTACTTGCGTTCCAGGTACAGGCTCAAGTAGATATCAGGCATTTACTTTCACAGCTCCTACAACAGGAGCATATAATTTTATTACGCCTGTTGGAAGTGGTGATCATTTCTTGGTACTATATAGAGCACCATTCAATCCTGCCACTCCTTGTGTGAACTTTATAGTGAGTAATGATGATTCCAACCCTGTTCCAGGACCTGCTGGACTTCATCCAAGCTTAATAAATGTCAACTTAACAGCTGGTGTTTCATATACACTAGTTTTGACTACATTTAGTACAGGTAATGCAGGACCTACTACACCGGTAGCTATCACTTCTACTTTTGTTGAAGATTGTAGTGTACCATGTTATAATGTAGATGCATTTATGGCTCAGGAAGTGAATGGAACTTATGCTAATGCTGCGGCTTTGCCTGCTTCAATTCAAAGCAGAATTTCATGGAGCCCTGAATGTTGTGGTCCTGTGACTGTAGTGGTAAGCAACCATAAATTTATTACGGATGCATGTGAAGGTGGTCAGTTAAGAAGAAAATGGTTGGTAACAGATGCAAGTGGTAATACTGCAACATGTGAACAAATATTCAGTGTAACAAACATTGATTTTGGTGATGTATTTATTCCAAATACACCAGTTGAGTTGACATGTAAAGACGGAACAACTCCTGAAGCAATTTTTGCAAAAACAGGAGATGTCAGAGATGCATGGCCTTATGCACTTATCAACGGTGTACCTACTCCTGTAAATGAGTCATTGTGTAAAATACTTTGTACTTATAATGACCTTGAAATCGGCGCTTGCGGTTTACACTGTCATGGTAATAAAAAAGTTATCAGAACATGGACTTGTTTAGACTGGTGTACAGGTCAGGTGGCTAATGTTATACAGGTTGTAAAAGCTGTTGATACAGAAGCACCTACGGCTATATTAAAAGATACAATTGTAAGCACACGTCCATGGGATTGTACAGCAGACTTCTTTGTACCAAACCCTTGGGAACTGCATGACGATTGTGACATTAATCCTACCTGGACTGTAAAAGGACCTGTAGGAGTAACTATCGTTCCTGCTATTCAGGTTGTGAATGGTGTAAATCAACCACACCCAGTTTACAAATGGAGAGCTGTTGGAGCGCCAAAAGGAGTTCATGAATTTAAATATACATTCAAAGACTGTTGTGATAATGAAAGAATTATCATCAGTAACGTAACTGTAGTTGACAAAACTCCTCCTGTACCTGTTGCGAAAAGAGATATCGTAATTGGTCTTGTACCGGGTTATGATGCAGATGGAAATCAGGATGGCCAGGCAAAATTATTTACAAATAGTATAGACAATGGATCACATGACAATTGTTCAGGTGTGAGATTGGAAGTAAGAAGACCTTTAGGTCCTGATTGTGGTAATGAAGGTTTAGTGGTTAATCCACAGACTGGCTTAAGACACAATAATAACAGAACTTTCAGCAATAGAGTTAATATGCCTAACTACAGTCCTAGTGATACGGATGGTGGTGAGTTTGTGAAATTCTGTTGTGAAGACTTAAATTCTATCGTAGTAGATGCTAACGGAGATGGTTTAATAAATGAACTTGACCGTGGCTTCCATGAAGTGATTTTAAGAGTATGGGATGATGGAAACATGAACGGAATCATTGGTGATGCGGGTGACAACTGGAATGAAACATGGGCATTTGTGAAGGTAGAAAGTAAAGTACCACCGGTAATTACTTGTCCTGCTGATGCGACTATCCATTGTGACTGGGCAATCGAAACCAGAACGGCTTCTACACCAGTAGCAGGAATAGATTTCACGAAGACAGGTTTGCCAACAGCTTATGGAGTATGTAGCAATCCTTCCATTACTTTCCAGGATCAATTACAATTGAACCAGTGTGGTATCGGTATCATCAACAGAACATTTACAATAGTAGAAGGCGGTACTACAAGACAATGTGTACAGAGAATCACAGTTGCAGCGAGTACAAGCCAGCAACAATGGGTAGTGACTCCACCATCTGCAAGTGTAGTTGATGTTGCTTGTTCAGGTCCTACAGAAGCACAGATCAAATCCAACCAACCTACATGGGTTAATGGACCTTGTGATGTGATCGGAGTGAGCCATAAAGTATGGGAATTTGAATTCGAAGATGGAGTATGTAAGAAATGGGTAGTAGAATACAAATTGGTCAACTGGTGTGATAATGCAGAGATGGGACCTTACACTAAAATGTTCGTTTATAAAGATGTAGTGCCACCAACTTTCAATGAATGTAGAGATACAATGTTTGCAGTTGATAATAACTGTGAATTGAGAGGTTTAATGTTGACTAAGAGAGCAAGTGATACAGGTGGATGTATAGACAACGGATGGATCAAGTGGGTAGTAATCGTTGACCTATGGGCAGACGGAACACCTGACTATGAGTGGAGTAGCTTCTTACCTGTAGGTAATGATGTTAACAATGCTCAGACAGGAAACTTTGCAGCCATTCAGGATAACAATGGTAATGGAATTAAGGATATTTATCTAGCACCAACTGCAAACGGTGATGAAGTAAAAATCACTATACCAGAGCCGATTGTAGGAAAGATGAGCAATCACAAAGTAACGTGGAAGGCAACTGACGGCTGTCATAATTATGTGACTTGTCATGAAGACTTCATGGTAGCTGATAAGAAAGCACCTACACCTGTTTGTGTTCCATTGAGTACAGCCTTAATGGCAGACCCTGACGGTTCAGGACCAGCAAGACCAATGGTAGAATTGTGGGCAATTGATTTCAACGTGAAGTCATTTGATAACTGTACACCGGAAGAAGACCTTTTATACACATTTGATAATGTAGCACCACAGGTAACTGATAAAGTAGTATTCAACAGATTAATTAACATTGATTTGCCACACTATTTCGACAACACTGGTGGAATATTAAGATTCCCTGCTGACATGACTAATGCACAACAAAGAGCAATAGTTGAGAAGTACATGAGAGGAGAAGAGAATTCTGCAGGAAACGGTGTAATTCAATTGTGGAATCCAGAGACAAGAAGTTCAGCGAGAGTATGGTCAGACTTGAATCTTGAGCCAGGTGCTCCTTACACAAATGTAAGTGTAATGATGAGTGTTTGGGATAAGAAATTTAATGTTGATTTCTGCTGGACTAATTTGAAACTTATCTGCAATACTTGTGGAGATGGTACAGGTTCAAGAGTTGTTTCCGGTTCAGTTTCAACTGAAGCAGGTCAGGCAGTAAATCAGGTAGATGTTGCTTTTGATGCGAATATTATAGAGTTCCCTAGAACTTATATGACAGGATCAAATGGACAGTTCTCAATGTTGTTACCTGCTTATGTGGATTATGAAGTAAGTGCTAACAAAGGTGGAGATTACCTGAACGGTGTATCTACACTTGACTTAGTATTGATTCAGAGACACATTTTAGGAATACAGCCTTTAAATAGTGCTTACAAGATGATAGCAGCAGATGCTACGAATGATGGAAAAGTAACAGCAGCTGACTTAACAGAGCTTAGAAAACTGATCTTAGGTATCACCAATGAATTGCCAAACAATGCAAGCTGGAGATTCCCGATTAGTGCACAAACAATGGACAATACAAATCCTTGGCCATTTGCTGAGCAAATCAGCATCATTGAGCTTACAGAGGATTTGGACAACCAAAACTTTGTTGCAGTTAAAGTAGGTGATGTGAATGGTAGTGTAACAGCTAGCATCAATAATCCTGCTTTAGAAAGCAGAAGTGCAAAAGCAGTTCAGTTTACAGCAGTTGACAGAACAGTTGAAGCAGGAGAAGTTGTTACAGTAGCGATAAGCGGAAGTGATTTTGCAAATGTATATGGATACCAGTTTACAATGAATCTGAAAGGCGCAAGCTTTGTAGAAGTTGGATCAGGAGCAGTAGAAATGACAGCAGCGAATGTTGGAGTTCTTGCGACAGATGTAGTGACTATGAGTTATGCATCGAGAGAAGGAGTTACTGTAAACAATGATGAGACATTATTCACAGTAGTATTGAGAGCTGAGAAAGCAGGAAAACTGAGTGAAATGATCACATTGGGATCTAATGTAACCAAAGCAGAAGCATATGCAGGAGCAGACCTTCAGGTGAGCAATGTAACGTTGAACATGAGAACAGATGCGACTATAGCAGATGCAGCAGAATTGTTCCAGAACGAGCCAAACCCATTCAGAGGTCAGACGACTGTAAGTTACTACTTACCTGAAGCAGCAAGTACAGTAATCACTGTATATGATGTAACAGGAAGAGTAATCACAGTAAGAAAAGCGGATTCTGCCAAAGGTATGAATAGTGAAGTATTCACTAAAGAGCAGATTGGAGTATCAGGAGTCCTGTACTACAAACTTGAAAGTGGTGACTTCGCAGCAACTAAGAAGATGATCATTATTGAGTAA
- a CDS encoding MerR family transcriptional regulator: MFDVTTSLIRYWEAEFPSLRPGKNNRGERKFTPKDIGQVELIFNLVKERGFTLEGAKKEISTLKKNLKKEELNTRHEDVVDKLKLIKEGLLKLKQRIDKL; this comes from the coding sequence ATGTTTGATGTGACAACATCCCTTATTCGCTATTGGGAAGCTGAATTTCCGAGTTTAAGGCCAGGTAAAAACAATCGGGGAGAACGGAAATTTACCCCGAAAGATATAGGTCAGGTAGAACTTATCTTTAATTTGGTTAAAGAAAGAGGATTTACATTGGAAGGTGCAAAAAAGGAGATTTCAACTTTAAAAAAGAATCTAAAGAAAGAAGAACTTAATACCCGACATGAAGATGTTGTTGACAAATTAAAGCTAATCAAAGAAGGCCTCTTGAAATTAAAACAGAGGATTGATAAACTTTAA